The following are encoded together in the Anaerolineae bacterium genome:
- a CDS encoding PHP domain-containing protein, whose translation MGLADLHIHTICSPDGTGTVRAVLKRAAEVGLDVIAITDHDEIRAALEGADLAPSYGLHVIPGVEVSTADGHLLALFVHRRPPVGLSASDTVRWVRDEGGLCIAPHPGQGRQSLSFQVLQQVLKDPQIAPSLVGMEVFNASAVHQKRNHIAMATVREMGWSLALIGNSDAHMVRMIGSATTCFPGHTPEELWKALISRNTEVAVAESLSRSALFLRWGAHLALRYIGWVTVNHHPDAPLRKAWIGLAALHTSRVARETSHGYPLGPKIPPAQFLG comes from the coding sequence ATGGGACTCGCTGATTTACATATCCACACGATTTGCAGTCCTGACGGGACCGGAACGGTCCGGGCTGTCCTAAAACGGGCGGCCGAAGTGGGCCTAGACGTGATTGCCATTACCGACCACGACGAAATCCGGGCTGCCCTGGAAGGGGCGGACCTGGCCCCTTCCTACGGACTGCACGTGATTCCAGGCGTTGAGGTCTCCACCGCCGACGGGCACCTATTGGCTCTTTTTGTCCATCGCAGACCGCCAGTAGGCCTTTCTGCAAGTGATACAGTGCGGTGGGTGCGGGACGAAGGTGGACTGTGTATTGCGCCCCATCCCGGTCAGGGCCGCCAGAGCCTCTCGTTCCAGGTCCTTCAGCAGGTCCTGAAGGACCCTCAGATCGCTCCTTCTCTGGTGGGGATGGAGGTCTTCAACGCCAGCGCAGTCCACCAAAAGCGGAACCATATCGCGATGGCAACGGTGCGAGAGATGGGATGGTCGCTGGCACTGATAGGCAACAGCGACGCGCACATGGTGCGGATGATCGGATCAGCCACCACCTGCTTCCCTGGCCATACGCCCGAAGAGCTGTGGAAAGCGCTGATCAGCCGAAATACAGAGGTCGCTGTGGCGGAATCCCTCTCCCGCTCAGCCCTATTTCTGCGGTGGGGAGCCCACCTGGCCCTCCGCTACATCGGCTGGGTGACGGTCAATCATCACCCGGATGCTCCTCTGAGAAAAGCCTGGATCGGGCTCGCTGCGCTTCACACCTCCCGAGTTGCCCGCGAAACCTCCCACGGATACCCCCTTGGCCCCAAAATCCCCCCTGCGCAGTTTTTGGGATAG